The genomic DNA AATGTTGCTTCTTTCTTCTCTACTGTTACCCCAGGCCAGTTTCCTACTTTTAATTTTGAACCTGCAATAGCATTGATCAAAGCTGATTTTCCTACGTTTGGATTCCCTGTAAATGCTAATTTTATCATTTCCTTCTCTCCTCTACTTTAATTATTCTTCAACCTTTTCTACTTCAATATTTTTTGCATCTTCTTTTCTTATTGCTATCCCTGTACTCTTCACGATATACTCTTGTGGATCCCCTAAAGGAGCATTTCTCTCTAACTTAATAGTCTCACCAGCAGTTACTCCCATATCTACTAATCTCTTCTTTAGCTCTCCAATTCTTCCAATTTTTATGATTCTAGCTTTCTCTCCGTTTTTCAAGTCACACAATTTCATTTGTTTTCCTCCATATATCAACTTTAAATTCTTTGAATTTCAAACTTTATCGGTAAATAAGAACAGCCTATACAGGCTGTTCTCGTAAGTTATATCTCTTGTAATAATATTTTATTAGCTAAACTAAAATTAAGTGCATATTTTATAGTGTCATTTACTTTTACTACAAAGCAACCACCACTGCCATTCATCACTCTTACTTTATTTCCAACACATAATCCCTTATTGACCAAACAGCATTTAGAGCCTCTTTGACCCTTTATCTCTTTAATGAGGAAATCTTTGTTTAATTCTGCAAAACATAAAGGTACCATTATAATCCCCTCCTCTTTGCATAAAGTCAATCTATCTTTTTC from Fusobacterium sp. SYSU M8D902 includes the following:
- a CDS encoding FeoB small GTPase domain-containing protein produces the protein MIKLAFTGNPNVGKSALINAIAGSKLKVGNWPGVTVEKKEAT
- a CDS encoding FeoA family protein, translated to MKLCDLKNGEKARIIKIGRIGELKKRLVDMGVTAGETIKLERNAPLGDPQEYIVKSTGIAIRKEDAKNIEVEKVEE
- a CDS encoding FeoA domain-containing protein, with amino-acid sequence MVPLCFAELNKDFLIKEIKGQRGSKCCLVNKGLCVGNKVRVMNGSGGCFVVKVNDTIKYALNFSLANKILLQEI